The Hymenobacter baengnokdamensis genome includes a region encoding these proteins:
- a CDS encoding ATP-dependent helicase — MALDYHALLNPSQAAAVLQTEGPCMIIAGAGSGKTRVLTYRIAHLLEQGVDPFNILALTFTNKAAKEMRARIEKVVGPQAKNLWMGTFHSVFAKILRSEADRIGYPRSFTIYDTQDSKTLIGQIVKELELDDKLYKASTVLGRISAAKNKLVSVQQYLNDPVIKQDDEAALRPKIGVLYQQYQQRCFKAGAMDFDDLLFQTNVLFRDHADILNKYQNKFRFVMVDEYQDTNYSQYLITRKLAAKERNICVVGDDAQSIYAFRGADITNILNFEKDYPELNVFKLEQNYRSTKNIVWAANSVIKNNQAQLRKSVFSENEDGNLIEVIKAASDNEEGKLIAQSIYEDKMNQHLSYDNFAILYRTNAQSRAMEEALRKLNIRYKIVGGLSFYQRKEIKDLVAYLRLTVNPNDEQALRRVINYPKRGIGDTTISKLINAAEEANHTIWEVVSNADQFLPARVSNPVVGFAEKIKSYTAVAAKEDAFEAAKFIAKNSGMIEELYADKSIEGLSRYENIQELLNGIKEYVDDHEREDKSLGAFLQDIALVTDSDLKDAAQEGEAVTMMTIHSAKGLEFRNVYIVGMEENLFPSQMMITSRADLEEERRLFYVAITRAEKKLTLSYATSRYQWGNLRSCEKSRFLDEIDPQYLNVKFAAGPAVGESPFQHVFERRSNLVAAPVRKTVPTKYVAPADFQPSDTSNLQAGQRVEHAKFGFGKVATLEKQNGTVKAIILFEEVGEKTLLLSFAKLRVL; from the coding sequence ATGGCTTTAGATTATCACGCTCTTTTAAATCCCTCGCAGGCCGCTGCCGTGCTCCAGACGGAAGGCCCCTGCATGATTATCGCCGGCGCCGGCTCGGGCAAAACGCGGGTGCTTACCTACCGCATCGCCCACCTGCTCGAGCAGGGCGTCGACCCGTTCAATATTCTGGCCCTCACCTTTACCAACAAGGCCGCCAAGGAAATGCGCGCCCGCATTGAGAAAGTGGTGGGCCCGCAGGCCAAAAACCTCTGGATGGGTACCTTTCACTCGGTTTTTGCCAAGATTCTGCGCTCCGAGGCCGACCGTATCGGCTACCCGCGCTCGTTTACCATCTACGACACCCAGGACAGCAAGACGCTCATCGGGCAGATTGTGAAGGAGTTGGAGCTCGACGATAAGCTCTATAAAGCCAGCACCGTGCTGGGCCGCATCTCGGCCGCCAAAAACAAGCTCGTGTCGGTGCAGCAGTATCTCAACGACCCGGTTATCAAGCAGGACGATGAGGCGGCGCTGCGACCCAAAATCGGGGTGCTCTACCAGCAGTACCAGCAGCGCTGCTTCAAGGCCGGCGCCATGGATTTCGACGACCTGCTGTTCCAGACCAACGTGCTCTTCCGCGACCACGCCGATATCCTGAATAAATACCAGAATAAATTCCGGTTTGTGATGGTAGACGAGTACCAGGACACGAATTACTCGCAGTATTTAATTACCCGCAAGCTGGCAGCTAAAGAGCGGAATATCTGCGTAGTAGGCGACGACGCGCAGAGTATCTACGCCTTCCGGGGTGCCGATATTACCAATATTCTCAATTTCGAAAAAGACTATCCCGAACTGAACGTATTCAAGCTGGAGCAGAATTATCGCTCCACCAAAAATATCGTGTGGGCTGCCAATTCGGTTATTAAAAACAACCAGGCGCAGCTGCGCAAGAGCGTCTTTTCGGAAAACGAGGACGGCAATTTAATTGAGGTAATTAAAGCCGCCTCCGACAACGAGGAAGGCAAATTAATTGCCCAGTCGATTTACGAGGACAAGATGAACCAGCATCTTTCCTACGATAATTTCGCCATCCTCTACCGCACCAACGCCCAGAGCCGGGCAATGGAGGAAGCATTAAGAAAGCTGAATATTCGCTACAAAATCGTTGGCGGCCTGAGCTTTTATCAGCGTAAGGAAATCAAGGACTTAGTGGCTTACCTGCGCCTCACAGTAAACCCCAACGATGAGCAGGCACTGCGCCGGGTCATTAATTATCCGAAGCGTGGCATCGGCGATACCACCATCAGCAAATTAATTAACGCGGCCGAAGAAGCCAACCATACCATTTGGGAAGTGGTGAGCAATGCCGACCAGTTTTTGCCGGCGCGGGTATCGAACCCGGTGGTAGGCTTCGCCGAAAAAATAAAAAGCTACACCGCCGTAGCGGCCAAGGAAGATGCGTTCGAGGCAGCCAAATTCATTGCCAAAAACTCGGGCATGATTGAAGAATTGTACGCCGACAAGAGCATCGAGGGCTTGTCGCGCTACGAGAACATTCAGGAGCTGCTCAACGGCATTAAGGAATACGTCGACGACCACGAGCGCGAGGATAAGTCGCTGGGCGCCTTTTTACAGGACATTGCCCTCGTCACCGACTCCGACCTGAAAGATGCCGCGCAGGAAGGCGAAGCCGTGACGATGATGACCATTCACTCGGCTAAGGGCCTGGAATTCCGCAATGTATACATCGTGGGCATGGAGGAAAATCTTTTTCCGAGCCAGATGATGATTACCTCGCGGGCCGACCTGGAGGAAGAGCGCCGGCTATTTTACGTCGCCATTACGCGGGCCGAAAAGAAGTTGACGCTCAGCTATGCTACCTCGCGCTACCAGTGGGGCAACCTGCGCTCGTGCGAGAAGTCGCGCTTCCTCGATGAGATTGACCCGCAGTACCTCAACGTGAAATTTGCGGCCGGCCCGGCGGTGGGTGAGTCGCCCTTTCAGCACGTATTTGAGCGGCGCTCCAACCTTGTGGCGGCCCCCGTCCGTAAGACGGTGCCCACCAAGTACGTAGCGCCGGCCGACTTCCAACCCTCCGACACGAGTAACTTGCAGGCCGGGCAGCGCGTGGAGCACGCTAAATTCGGCTTCGGCAAGGTCGCCACCCTCGAAAAGCAGAACGGCACCGTGAAGGCGATTATTCTGTTTGAAGAAGTAGGCGAAAAAACCCTGCTCCTGAGCTTTGCCAAGCTGCGGGTGCTGTAG
- a CDS encoding pirin family protein: MIAYIAAADRHHAAPVAWLSSYFLFSFADYFDRNNMHFGPLRVFNDDTVAPQNGFPQHPHSEMEIVTLVLEGEVSHEDTMGNQTAIPAGEVQRMTAGTGVAHSEMNRQNKPLHLYQLWFIPSQKGLAPSYEQKDLGFLKGKKNELVPLVTGQRVLEDVVYMNSNSTIYWSNLDCGKKLTFKTFPIRLTFIYVKQGSIYVNGVELGTSDQARIDAEDVLEIEATKDAQFILIDLPGSEANY; encoded by the coding sequence ATGATAGCCTATATTGCCGCTGCCGACCGCCACCATGCTGCTCCCGTGGCCTGGCTCAGCTCGTATTTCCTGTTTTCGTTTGCCGATTATTTCGACCGGAATAACATGCACTTCGGTCCGCTGCGGGTGTTCAACGACGATACCGTGGCCCCGCAAAATGGCTTTCCACAGCACCCGCACTCCGAGATGGAAATTGTAACGCTGGTGCTCGAGGGCGAAGTCAGCCACGAGGATACCATGGGCAACCAAACGGCCATTCCGGCGGGCGAGGTGCAGCGCATGACGGCCGGTACCGGCGTGGCCCACAGCGAGATGAACCGCCAGAATAAGCCCCTGCATCTGTATCAGCTCTGGTTTATTCCCAGCCAGAAAGGGCTCGCGCCCAGCTACGAGCAGAAAGACCTGGGCTTTTTGAAAGGCAAGAAAAATGAGCTGGTGCCGCTCGTAACCGGCCAGCGCGTGCTCGAAGACGTGGTGTACATGAACTCGAACAGTACCATTTACTGGAGCAACCTGGATTGCGGCAAAAAGCTGACCTTTAAGACCTTTCCTATCCGCCTCACGTTTATTTACGTAAAGCAGGGCAGCATTTATGTGAATGGCGTCGAGCTGGGCACCAGCGACCAGGCCCGCATCGACGCCGAAGACGTGCTCGAAATTGAAGCCACCAAAGATGCCCAGTTTATCCTGATTGACTTACCGGGCAGCGAGGCAAACTATTAG
- a CDS encoding alpha-amylase domain-containing protein, producing MLTPLPGATRLTGALALLLLAGCAKEAAAPSAPDTPSATSSNASAVPGTMMQGFYWDVPQSTSGQTWWQVLGGQAAELSAAGITAMWLPPAYKGAAGGYDDGYGVYDRYDLGEFNQKGSVATRYGTLAQLQSCVSALHGKGIQVYEDMVMNHFMGADAQESFTYNGTNYNVWTSFTYPARANKYSTYQWHYYNFNGAQQAPNNGWYQWNPWDFQPYNNGDAYDNLMGCEVRYADVNQVNETVKWGNWMTTTLGLDGYRIDAGKHMLTSFLNTWFDQVKGSRFAVSEVWFNSVSELNSYASATGGRTSLFDVPLHYTFKAMSDGNGSWDMRGLEFAGFTESNGPLSVSFVDNHDTDNQGGLYSPIVNLKMLAYAYILMREKGYPCVFYKDYYNYGLGAQIKTLNLIRQAHAYGSGYEYTSADDADVYAYSRAGDASHTGLLTLLNDGSSNATKTLTTPFKNATLTDLTGNTAGTVTTDANGTGTFAVNSRSYAVWVPQPTTAVTFNINYSNTVSGQNLYIVGSTGQLGSWNTANAIQLSGAAFPNWSVTLPLTAGIGVQYKYFRKDGSGNILWENDPNNSLTPAGTTQTVTDTWH from the coding sequence ATGCTAACACCCCTACCCGGGGCCACGCGCCTGACTGGCGCGCTGGCTCTGCTATTACTAGCGGGCTGCGCCAAGGAGGCGGCAGCCCCCAGCGCCCCGGACACGCCGAGCGCGACTTCTTCCAACGCCTCGGCGGTGCCGGGCACCATGATGCAGGGCTTTTACTGGGACGTGCCCCAGAGCACCAGCGGCCAGACCTGGTGGCAGGTGCTCGGCGGCCAGGCGGCTGAGCTGAGCGCGGCCGGCATCACCGCCATGTGGCTGCCCCCGGCTTATAAAGGCGCGGCCGGCGGCTACGACGACGGCTACGGGGTGTACGACCGCTACGACCTGGGCGAGTTCAACCAGAAAGGCTCGGTGGCCACCCGCTACGGCACGCTGGCCCAGCTGCAAAGCTGCGTCTCGGCGCTGCACGGCAAGGGCATCCAGGTCTACGAAGACATGGTCATGAACCACTTCATGGGCGCCGATGCCCAGGAGAGCTTCACCTACAACGGCACCAACTACAACGTCTGGACCAGCTTTACCTACCCGGCCCGGGCCAACAAGTACAGCACTTACCAGTGGCACTACTACAACTTCAACGGGGCCCAGCAGGCCCCGAATAACGGCTGGTACCAGTGGAACCCCTGGGATTTTCAGCCCTACAACAACGGCGACGCCTACGACAACCTCATGGGCTGCGAAGTGCGCTATGCCGACGTGAACCAGGTCAATGAGACGGTGAAGTGGGGCAACTGGATGACCACCACCCTGGGCCTGGACGGCTACCGCATCGACGCCGGCAAGCACATGCTCACTTCTTTTCTCAATACCTGGTTCGACCAGGTGAAGGGCTCGCGCTTTGCCGTGAGTGAAGTATGGTTCAACAGCGTAAGCGAGCTGAACAGCTACGCCTCGGCTACGGGCGGGCGCACGAGCCTGTTCGACGTGCCGCTGCACTACACCTTCAAGGCCATGAGCGATGGTAACGGCTCGTGGGACATGCGCGGGCTCGAGTTTGCCGGCTTCACCGAGTCAAACGGACCGCTGTCAGTGTCGTTCGTCGATAACCACGACACCGATAACCAGGGGGGCTTGTACTCGCCCATCGTCAATCTGAAGATGCTGGCCTACGCCTACATCCTGATGCGCGAGAAGGGCTACCCCTGCGTCTTCTACAAAGACTACTACAACTACGGCCTCGGCGCCCAGATTAAAACCCTGAACCTCATCCGCCAGGCCCACGCCTACGGCTCGGGCTACGAGTATACCAGCGCCGATGACGCCGATGTGTACGCTTACTCGCGCGCCGGTGACGCCAGCCATACCGGCCTGCTCACGCTGCTCAACGACGGCAGCAGCAACGCCACCAAGACGCTCACCACACCCTTCAAAAACGCGACGCTCACCGACCTCACCGGCAACACGGCCGGCACGGTAACCACGGATGCGAATGGCACCGGCACGTTTGCCGTTAACTCGCGCTCCTACGCGGTGTGGGTGCCCCAGCCAACTACGGCCGTAACGTTCAACATCAACTACAGCAACACGGTATCGGGCCAGAACCTGTACATCGTGGGCAGCACCGGCCAGCTTGGCTCCTGGAACACGGCCAACGCCATTCAGCTGAGCGGCGCGGCTTTCCCCAACTGGTCGGTAACCCTGCCCTTGACCGCCGGCATCGGCGTGCAGTACAAGTACTTCCGCAAAGACGGCTCGGGCAATATCCTCTGGGAAAACGACCCCAACAACTCGCTCACGCCAGCCGGCACTACCCAAACGGTAACCGACACCTGGCACTAA
- the murA gene encoding UDP-N-acetylglucosamine 1-carboxyvinyltransferase produces the protein MAAFEVRGGRKLHGEIIPQGAKNEALQILCAVLLSPEPVTISNVPNIRDVNKLIELLRDLGVKVGQLAPDTYIFQAEDVRLDYLDTPEFVAQARELRGSVMILGPLLARYGRAQLPKPGGDKIGRRPLDTHFIGLEKLGAQLTLEGTDFYRLHVPKGKLHGASMLLDEASVTGTANILMAAVLAEGTTSIYNAACEPYLQQLCRMLVRMGAKIQGIGSNLLTIEGVANLGGTDHRMLPDMIEIGSFIGLAAMTGSEITIKGCQIPELGIIPDTFRKLGIELEFRGDDIYIPAQEHYQIGTYLDGSILTVSDHTWPGFTPDLLSIILVVATQARGTVLIHQKMFESRLFFVDKLIDMGAQIILCDPHRATVIGLDRHKMLNGITMTSPDIRAGVALLIAALSAEGTSKILNVEQIDRGYQNIDERLNALGADIRRV, from the coding sequence ATGGCTGCTTTTGAAGTACGCGGCGGACGGAAGCTGCACGGGGAAATTATACCCCAAGGGGCTAAGAATGAAGCGCTCCAGATTCTGTGCGCAGTGCTGCTCAGCCCGGAGCCTGTCACCATCAGCAACGTACCTAATATTCGGGACGTGAATAAGCTCATCGAGCTGCTGCGCGACCTGGGCGTGAAAGTGGGCCAGCTGGCGCCGGACACGTATATATTTCAGGCCGAGGACGTGCGCCTCGACTACCTCGATACGCCCGAGTTTGTGGCCCAGGCCCGCGAGCTGCGCGGCTCGGTGATGATACTTGGCCCGCTGCTGGCCCGCTACGGCCGCGCCCAGCTACCCAAGCCAGGCGGCGACAAGATTGGCCGCCGGCCGCTTGATACGCACTTTATCGGCCTTGAGAAGCTGGGAGCCCAGCTCACCCTGGAAGGCACCGACTTCTACCGCCTGCATGTGCCCAAGGGCAAGCTGCATGGCGCCTCCATGCTGCTCGACGAAGCCAGCGTAACCGGCACCGCCAACATTCTGATGGCGGCCGTGCTGGCCGAGGGCACCACCTCCATCTACAACGCGGCCTGCGAGCCGTATTTGCAGCAGCTCTGCCGCATGCTGGTGCGCATGGGCGCTAAGATTCAGGGAATTGGCTCCAACCTGCTCACCATTGAAGGGGTGGCAAATCTTGGTGGTACCGACCACCGGATGCTGCCCGACATGATTGAGATTGGCTCCTTTATCGGCCTGGCCGCCATGACGGGCTCCGAAATTACCATCAAGGGTTGTCAGATTCCCGAGCTGGGCATCATCCCCGACACCTTCCGCAAGTTGGGTATTGAGCTGGAGTTTCGCGGCGACGATATCTATATTCCGGCCCAGGAGCATTATCAGATTGGCACCTACCTCGACGGCTCCATCCTGACCGTTTCGGACCATACCTGGCCGGGCTTTACCCCCGACTTGCTGAGCATTATTCTGGTTGTGGCCACCCAGGCGCGGGGCACGGTGCTTATTCACCAGAAAATGTTCGAGTCGCGCCTGTTTTTTGTAGACAAGCTCATTGATATGGGCGCGCAGATTATCCTTTGCGACCCGCACCGCGCTACTGTCATCGGCCTCGACCGTCATAAGATGCTGAATGGCATTACCATGACCTCACCCGACATCCGGGCCGGTGTGGCCCTGCTCATCGCGGCGCTGAGTGCCGAGGGCACCAGCAAAATCCTCAACGTGGAGCAGATTGACCGGGGCTACCAGAACATCGACGAGCGCCTGAATGCGCTGGGCGCCGATATCCGGCGCGTATAG
- the aspA gene encoding aspartate ammonia-lyase — MIVTTPTQATRLEHDFLGEMAIPDNVYYGIQTLRALENFYITGIPIRTEPLFVQALAFVKKGAALANKELGVLDPTIADFIARACDRVAGGEFDNQFLTDMIQGGAGTSVNMNANEVIANVALEMMGHQKGDYQYCHPNNHVNCSQSTNDAYPTAFRIALNNKLAGYRDTLAELADAFFAKGQEFHNVLKMGRTQLQDAVPMSMGDEFNAFATNLREELLRIDDSRRLISEINMGATAIGTAVNTPPGYAGLVTQHLRTITGLDLSLAGDLIEATYDTGAYVQLSGVLKRTAVKLSKICNDLRLLASGPRAGLFEINLPPLQPGSSIMPGKVNPVVPEVVNQTAFYVIGADLTVTMAAEAGQLQLNVMEPVISFALFTSISYMTNACRTLREKCVLGITANAAHAASMVYNSIGIVTQLNPVLGYETSASIAKEALATGKSVHDIAVTERALLTQEKWDEIFTFENLIRPVFMK; from the coding sequence ATGATTGTTACTACCCCCACGCAAGCTACCCGCCTCGAACACGATTTTCTGGGCGAAATGGCTATTCCGGATAATGTTTACTACGGCATCCAAACCTTAAGAGCATTAGAAAACTTCTATATTACCGGAATACCCATACGCACCGAGCCGCTGTTTGTGCAGGCGCTGGCATTTGTCAAGAAAGGGGCGGCGCTGGCCAACAAGGAGCTGGGCGTGCTCGACCCCACCATTGCCGACTTCATTGCCCGGGCCTGCGACCGCGTGGCCGGCGGCGAGTTCGACAATCAGTTTCTGACCGACATGATTCAGGGCGGGGCCGGCACCTCCGTTAACATGAACGCCAATGAGGTAATTGCCAACGTGGCCCTCGAAATGATGGGTCACCAGAAGGGCGACTACCAGTACTGCCACCCCAACAACCACGTCAACTGCTCGCAAAGCACCAACGACGCCTACCCCACGGCTTTCCGCATTGCGCTCAACAACAAGCTCGCCGGCTACCGCGACACGCTGGCCGAGCTGGCCGATGCTTTTTTTGCAAAGGGCCAGGAGTTTCACAACGTGCTCAAAATGGGCCGCACCCAGCTCCAGGATGCCGTGCCGATGAGCATGGGCGATGAGTTTAACGCCTTCGCCACCAACCTGCGCGAGGAGCTGCTGCGCATCGACGACTCGCGCCGGCTCATCTCCGAAATTAACATGGGTGCCACGGCCATCGGCACGGCCGTGAACACGCCGCCCGGCTACGCGGGCCTTGTAACCCAGCACCTGCGTACTATTACCGGCCTCGACCTGAGCCTGGCCGGCGACCTCATCGAAGCTACCTACGATACCGGGGCCTACGTGCAGCTCTCGGGCGTGCTCAAGCGCACCGCCGTGAAGCTGAGCAAGATATGCAACGACCTGCGCCTGCTGGCTTCGGGCCCGCGCGCCGGCTTGTTTGAAATCAACCTGCCGCCCCTGCAGCCCGGCTCCAGCATCATGCCCGGCAAGGTAAACCCCGTAGTGCCCGAGGTGGTAAACCAGACGGCCTTCTACGTTATCGGGGCCGACCTCACCGTGACCATGGCTGCCGAGGCGGGCCAGCTGCAGCTCAATGTGATGGAGCCGGTTATCTCGTTCGCGCTGTTTACCAGCATCTCCTACATGACCAACGCCTGCCGCACGCTGCGCGAAAAATGCGTGCTCGGCATCACCGCCAACGCGGCCCACGCCGCCAGTATGGTGTACAACAGCATCGGCATTGTAACGCAGCTCAACCCCGTGCTCGGCTACGAAACCAGCGCCAGCATCGCCAAAGAAGCCCTGGCCACCGGCAAGTCGGTCCACGACATCGCCGTAACCGAGCGCGCATTGCTGACCCAGGAGAAGTGGGACGAGATTTTCACGTTTGAGAACCTTATCCGCCCGGTGTTTATGAAGTAA
- a CDS encoding alpha-amylase, giving the protein MSHFLRGATRASLAATLLLAACAKESTTPTTPSPTALSSSNATAVNGVMLQGFYWDVPQSTSGQTWWQVLGGKATEFNTAGFTAVWLPPAYKGAAGGYDDGYGVYDRYDLGEFNQKGSVATRYGTLAQLQSCVSALHGKGIQVYEDMVMNHFMGADAQESFTYNGTNYNVWTSFTYPARANKYSTYQWHYYNFNGAQQAPNNGWYQWNPWDFQPYNNGDAYDNLMGCEVRYADVNQVNETVKWGNWMTTTLGLDGYRIDAGKHMLTSFLNTWFDNVKSTRFAVSEVWFNSVSELQSYISSTGGRTSLFDVPLHYTFKAMSDGNGSWDMRGLEFAGLTEADGVHSVSFVDNHDTDNPGGLYSPVANLKQLAYAYILMREKGYPCVFYKDYYNYGLGAQIKTLMGIRKANAYGASYEYTSIDDADYYAYSRAGDSTHKGLMLVLNDGGSTQSRGITSPFKSATLTDKTGNYSGTITTDANGYGNFPVNSRSWSVWVPN; this is encoded by the coding sequence ATGTCTCATTTTTTACGAGGCGCTACCCGCGCATCGCTGGCGGCCACGCTTTTGCTGGCTGCCTGCGCCAAGGAGTCGACGACTCCGACCACTCCCAGCCCTACTGCCTTAAGCAGCAGCAATGCCACTGCCGTCAATGGCGTGATGCTCCAGGGCTTTTACTGGGACGTGCCCCAGAGCACCAGCGGCCAGACCTGGTGGCAGGTGCTCGGCGGCAAAGCCACGGAGTTTAACACCGCCGGCTTTACGGCTGTGTGGCTGCCGCCGGCATACAAAGGCGCGGCCGGCGGCTACGACGACGGCTACGGGGTGTACGACCGCTACGACCTGGGCGAGTTCAACCAGAAAGGCTCGGTGGCCACCCGCTACGGCACGCTGGCCCAGCTGCAAAGCTGCGTCTCGGCGCTGCACGGCAAGGGCATCCAGGTCTACGAAGACATGGTCATGAACCACTTCATGGGCGCCGATGCCCAGGAGAGCTTCACCTACAACGGCACCAACTACAACGTCTGGACCAGCTTTACCTACCCGGCCCGGGCCAACAAGTACAGCACTTACCAGTGGCACTACTACAACTTCAACGGGGCCCAGCAGGCCCCGAATAACGGCTGGTACCAGTGGAACCCCTGGGATTTTCAGCCCTACAACAACGGCGACGCCTACGACAACCTCATGGGCTGCGAAGTGCGCTATGCCGACGTGAACCAGGTCAATGAGACGGTGAAGTGGGGCAACTGGATGACCACCACCCTGGGCCTGGACGGCTACCGCATCGACGCCGGCAAGCACATGCTTACCTCCTTCCTGAACACGTGGTTCGACAACGTGAAAAGCACGCGCTTTGCCGTGAGTGAGGTGTGGTTCAACAGCGTAAGCGAGCTTCAGAGCTATATTTCCTCGACGGGCGGGCGCACGAGCCTGTTTGACGTGCCGCTGCACTACACCTTCAAGGCCATGAGCGATGGTAACGGCTCGTGGGATATGCGCGGGCTCGAGTTTGCCGGCCTCACCGAAGCCGACGGCGTGCACTCCGTGTCGTTCGTTGATAACCACGACACCGACAACCCCGGCGGCTTGTACTCGCCGGTGGCCAACCTCAAGCAGCTGGCCTACGCCTACATCCTGATGCGCGAGAAGGGTTACCCCTGCGTTTTCTACAAAGACTACTACAACTACGGCCTCGGTGCCCAGATTAAAACGTTGATGGGCATTCGCAAGGCCAATGCTTACGGCGCCTCCTACGAATATACCAGCATTGATGATGCCGACTATTACGCTTACTCGCGCGCCGGCGACTCTACCCACAAGGGCCTGATGCTGGTGCTCAACGACGGCGGCAGCACCCAGAGCCGGGGCATTACCTCGCCCTTTAAAAGCGCCACGCTCACCGACAAAACCGGCAACTACAGCGGTACTATCACTACCGATGCCAACGGCTACGGCAACTTCCCGGTCAACAGCCGCAGCTGGTCGGTGTGGGTGCCCAACTAA
- a CDS encoding DUF4290 domain-containing protein yields MQEIPTTLPFHLQLLVREYGQSTYQLIQGLAQIEDVAERTRRAAGIVQLMLRLRPSLRDQPDIQNRLWNHLHALAGTDVALDAPVPLTPPKLHTEKPRRVEYPRQAPKLKAYGRGVEALIAKALTLPDAAERELAAAQIGRTMKFLYRQHNKENAKDVTIIRHLSELSGGELKLDAQVVADQGLFELAALPAAATPTAPARASGQPRFEGSRDRDNRERRPDRPEGGNGFGNGKKRDKKRGKKFRSEPQQPPQ; encoded by the coding sequence ATGCAAGAAATTCCCACTACCCTGCCCTTCCACCTGCAACTGCTGGTGCGCGAATACGGGCAAAGCACTTACCAGCTCATTCAGGGTCTGGCCCAGATTGAGGACGTAGCCGAGCGCACGCGCCGCGCCGCGGGCATTGTGCAGCTGATGCTGCGCCTGCGCCCCAGCCTGCGCGACCAGCCCGACATTCAGAACCGTCTCTGGAACCACCTGCACGCGCTGGCCGGCACCGACGTGGCCCTCGATGCGCCCGTGCCGCTGACCCCGCCCAAGCTGCACACCGAAAAGCCCCGGCGCGTGGAGTACCCCCGCCAGGCCCCCAAGCTCAAGGCCTACGGTCGCGGCGTGGAAGCGCTGATTGCCAAGGCCCTGACGCTGCCCGATGCTGCCGAGCGCGAGCTGGCCGCCGCCCAGATTGGGCGCACCATGAAGTTTCTGTACCGCCAGCACAACAAGGAAAACGCCAAGGACGTGACCATTATCCGGCATCTGAGCGAGCTGTCGGGCGGCGAGCTGAAGCTCGATGCCCAGGTAGTGGCCGACCAGGGCCTGTTTGAGCTGGCGGCCCTGCCGGCTGCGGCAACGCCCACCGCACCGGCCCGCGCCAGTGGGCAGCCGCGCTTTGAAGGCAGCCGCGACCGCGACAACCGGGAGCGCCGCCCCGACCGGCCCGAAGGCGGCAACGGCTTCGGCAACGGTAAAAAGCGCGATAAAAAGCGGGGCAAGAAATTTCGCTCCGAACCCCAGCAGCCGCCGCAGTAG
- a CDS encoding phage holin family protein, producing the protein MGKLLIKFMLSALLTYGLAKVLPNVRLDGVSSAALLVIVMGLLNATVKPVLKIIGFPITVLTLGLFLLIINVIIVKLADFLMTSFAVTGFVSTLIFSLALSLVTTVVDMVVD; encoded by the coding sequence ATGGGCAAGCTTCTTATCAAGTTTATGCTTTCGGCCCTGCTTACGTATGGCCTGGCTAAGGTATTGCCAAACGTGCGGCTCGACGGCGTAAGCAGCGCCGCGCTGTTGGTTATCGTCATGGGGCTGCTCAACGCCACCGTGAAGCCGGTGCTCAAGATTATCGGCTTTCCGATTACGGTCCTGACTTTAGGGCTGTTTCTGCTGATTATCAACGTGATAATCGTTAAGCTGGCGGACTTTCTAATGACCAGCTTTGCCGTAACCGGCTTCGTAAGCACCTTGATTTTTAGTCTGGCGCTGTCGCTGGTCACAACCGTGGTAGACATGGTGGTGGACTAG
- a CDS encoding DUF3109 family protein codes for MIVIQNTVISDDVAENFFVCNLEACQGACCVEGDLGAPLELAELEILKSEYPKIEPFLTEAGKQAIAAQGLYIEDWEGDYSTTTINDRECAYALYDERGILKCGIEQAYLAGATTFKKPISCHLYPIRITKYEGFEALNYDRWDICSPACSFGAKLGVPVYKFLQEPLERKYGAAWYAELAREIENPTA; via the coding sequence ATGATTGTTATCCAAAATACCGTTATTTCCGACGACGTAGCGGAGAATTTCTTTGTCTGCAACCTCGAGGCCTGCCAGGGCGCCTGCTGCGTGGAGGGCGACCTGGGCGCGCCGCTGGAGCTGGCCGAGCTGGAGATTCTCAAGAGCGAATACCCGAAGATTGAGCCTTTTCTGACTGAGGCCGGCAAGCAGGCCATTGCCGCTCAGGGGCTTTATATTGAAGACTGGGAGGGCGATTATAGCACCACCACTATCAACGACCGCGAGTGCGCCTACGCCCTCTACGACGAGCGCGGCATTCTGAAGTGCGGCATCGAGCAGGCGTATCTGGCGGGCGCTACCACGTTTAAGAAGCCCATCAGCTGCCACCTGTACCCGATTCGCATCACGAAGTACGAGGGCTTCGAGGCGCTCAACTACGACCGCTGGGACATTTGCTCGCCGGCCTGCTCGTTTGGGGCCAAGCTGGGGGTGCCGGTCTATAAGTTTTTGCAGGAGCCGCTGGAGCGCAAGTACGGCGCGGCCTGGTACGCCGAGCTGGCGCGGGAGATTGAAAATCCGACGGCGTAA